The nucleotide window ATTCAGAGAAAAATATTTGGAAATATTGACTAATAGGGTATTGAAGCTGTAGATCATATTACCCGAATTGCCCTGTTGCACTAACTCGTTGTTTTTATAGAATCCAAAATTAATATCCTTTAGATTGGCAAAGTCGGTAATCGGTTTCCAATCGCCTAAAACAGCTGAATTATCCCATGCCTTTGCCTTCTCCCAGGGAAGTCCTTTCTGCTTCAGATCATTTTGAATGTCCCTGGCTGTAAAATCGATCCCCAGAGTAATGGCATCATAGTATTGATGCGCATATCGTTTATTGATATAACGACCATTTTTACATACCCGTAAAACCAGTTCGCATTCATAATGCAGTTCGTTCGTAAACTCAGGATAGTAAAAGGGCAAATGAGGTTTTAAGAGGGCGCTTTTGGGTTTCAGAAATATGACGGGCTCTTCAGGTACTTCGTTACCGAGCTCCTTAGCATGTGCCACATAATTTCTTCCGATACAAAAAATTTTCATGATATAAGGGTTTTTCTACAAGATCAAAATCTTACTCAAACTCCAGGTTGTTAATAGTGTTCATTGCGGCATTGATTCCCTGTGTAGCAAATATTTCGATGGCTTCCACTGACCTGTCTATTTTTAATTTGACTATGGGATCTTCCTGCTTCGTCCACTTTCCTAATACAAAATCTGCCTGCATGCCTTTGGAAAAATTACTTCCTATTCCAAATCGAAGTTTAGGATAACCTCCAGAACCTACCGACTCCTGTATGCTTCTCAAACCGTTATGTCCACCATCGCTGCCGCTGCCCCTGATTCTTAGCTTACTTATTGGTAACGATAGATCATCTAAAATCGTAAAAGTATTTTCCAGAGGTATTTTTTCTTTATCGATCCAATATTTGAAGGCTTTACCGCTAAGGTTCATATATGTTGTTGGACAAATACATATAAATATACGTCCTTTCCATTTTATATCGGCTACAAAAGCCAACCGGTCCTGCCTGAAAATACCGCCATGTTTTTGCACGAATGCGGCAACTACATCAAATCCTATATTATGCCTGGTATGCGCGTACTCGTTGCCTATATTACCCAGCCCTACGATCAAAAATTTCATGTTACACCATCAAATTTATAAAATAACTGTAAAATAGCAACTTACGTCAAAAATACGATACATACTCGCAAACCAAAATTTCTTTATAGAAATTTTAATCAATTTTCAAGCCGATTAGGGTTTTTAGCAGATGCATGGTGTTAGCTAAGTGATTAGTAAGCCCGGCAAAGAATTGTTTTGTTTTTGATTGTATGCAAAGTTAATTAGTTGCCTGGTTGCTCGGTTTACAGGGCAAAGATCCTTCAGGTGAGCAGAGCGCTGCCTGGGCACTCTTGTTGCGTTAGGGCAGGTGCATAAAAAAAGCCTCACAAAAAATGTGAGGCTCTTTCAAAAAGAATGGCAGCTACCTACTCTCCCGCATTGTGGTGCAGTACCATCGGCCTTAAGGGGCTTAACTTCTCTGTTCGGTATGGGAAGAGGTGAACACCCTTGGTATAACCACCATAAAAAGGTAATTAGTTGAACTAGTTGATATGTTTACAAGGAACGATCCTTTTCAACATGTCAACATTTAAACTTGTCAACCAACAATAAAATAACATATTGGAAAATCAAAAAAATTAGAAGAGTACCTAACAAATAAAATTAAAGCGTACGGGCAATTAGTACTACTCGGCTTTGATGTTACCACCTTTACACCTGTAGCCTATCAACGTAATAGTCTCTTACGGCCCTTAAAAGTAAACTCATCTTGAGATAGGTTTCACGCTTAGATGCTTTCAGCGTTTATCCTGTCCGTACTTAGCTACTCAGCATTGCACCTGGCGGCACAACTGATACACCAGCGGTACGTACGACCCGGTCCTCTCGTACTAAGGTCATGTTCTCTCAATTTACTAACGCCCACCACAGATAGGGACCGAACTGTCTTGCGACGTTCTGAACCCAGTTCACGTGCCACTTTAATCGGCGAACAGCCGAACCCTTGGGACCTTCTCCAGCCCCAGGATGTGACGAACCGACATCGAGGTGCCAAACCTCCCCGTCGATATGAGCTCTTGGGGGAGATCAGCCTGTTATCCCCGGAGTACCTTTTATCCTTTGAGCGACGGCCCTTCCATACAGAACCGCCGGATCACTTTAGCCGACTTTCGTCCCTGCTCGGCCTGTTTGCCTCACAGTCAAGCTCCCTTATACTAATGCGCTCTGCGTACGATTACCAACCGTACTGAGGGAACCTTTGCAAGCCTCCGTTACTCTTTAGGAGGCGACCACCCCAGTCAAACTACCCACCATGCACTGTTTCCCGCTAGGGATTAGATTCTAAATCAAAGAAGGTTGGTATTTCAACGACCGCTCCACAATGGCTGGCGCCACCGCTTCATAGCGTCCCAACTATGCTACACATCCGTAATTCAAAATCAATGCAAAGTTGTAGTGAAGGTTCACGGGGTCTTTCCGTCCCGTGGCGGGTAACCGGCATCTTCACCGATACTACAATTTCACCGGGCTCGTGGAGGAGACAGCGTTCAACTCATTAGACCATTCGTGCAGGTCGGAACTTACCCGACAAGGAATTTCGCTACCTTAGGACCGTTATAGTTACGGCCGCCGTTTACTGGGGCTTCAGTCAGAAGCTTTGGATTACTCCGAACATCCTTCCTTAACCTTCCAGCACCGGGCAGGTATCAGGCTCTATACGTCATCTTTCGATTTTGCAGGGCCCTATGTTTTTGTTAAACAGTTGGTTGAACCATTTTACTGAGACCTACCGAAGTAGGTATGCTTTATCCCGAAGTTACAGCATCAATTTGCCTAGTTCCTTCTCCACGGCTCACCCGAGCGCCTTAGAATACTCATCCCGTCTACCTGTGTCGGTTTGCGGTACCGGCCGCTATGCTCGCTTTTCTTGGAAGAACTTTCACACTTACGCTTCACCCGAAGGATCCACTCAGCTAATCCGTCAGCCTGTAGTGCTAGCATTCTCCGTCACTTTTAATGCATAGTGGGCGCAGGAATATTAACCTGCTTTCCATCGTCTACCCCTTTCGGGTTTGACTAAGGACCGGGCTAACCCTGATCCGATTAACGTTGATCAGGAACCCTTAGACTTTCGGCGATAAGGTTTTTCACCTTATTTATCGTTACTTATGCCTACATTTTCTTTTCTAACCGCTCCAGCATACGTCGCCGTACACCTTCGATGCAGTCAGAATGCTCCCCTACCGATATACCACCTGGTGGCAATCATAGAGCTTCGGTTCATAGTTTAATACCCGATTATTTTCCGCGCAGAGCCTCTCGACCAGTGAGCTGTTACGCACTCTTTAAATGAATTGCTGCTTCCAAGCAAACATCCTGGCTGTTATAGAAGCTCTACATCGTTTGATTAACTTAACTATGCATTGGGGACCTTAGCTGCTATTCTGGGTTATTTCCCTCTCGGCCACGGACCTTAGCGCCCGCAGCCTCACTCCCGGTAAACATCTGTTAGCATTCGGAGTTTGTCAGGGTTTGGTAGGCGGTGAAGCCCCCTAGCCCAATCAGTAGCTCTACCTCTAACAGACTTTATAAACCGAGGCTGTTCCTAAAAACATTTCGGGGAGAACGAGCTATCTCTCAGTTTGATTGGCCTTTCACCCCTATCCACAGGTCATCCCAAGACTTTTCAACGTCAACGGGTTCGGTCCTCCAGTGTGTGTTACCACACCTTCAACCTGCCCATGGATAGATCACAAAGTTTCGCGTCTAGCCCCACTGACTAAGCGCCCTATTGGGACTCGCTTTCGCTACGGCTCCGTTGTTTAAAACTTAACCTCGCCAGTGAGGACTAACTCGTAGGCTCATTATGCAAAAGGCACGCCGTCACACCATAAAGATGCTCCGACCGCTTGTAGGCGTACGGTTTCAGGTACTATTTCACTCCCTTATTTAGGGTGCTTTTCACCTTTCCCTTACGGTACTGGTTCACTATCGGTGTCTGAGGAGTATTTAGCCTTACCAGATGGTGCTGGCAGATTCAAGCAGGATTCCTCCGGTCCCGCCCTACTCAGGATACCACTCGTCCACATCAATTTCTGCTTACGCGGCTCTCACGCTCTATGGCTTAATTTTCCAAAAAATTCAGCTTGATGATGCTTTCTAAATGTGGTCCTACAACCCCGGCTCCGCACGCGAAGCCGGTTTAGGCTCTTCCCTGTTCGCTCGCCACTACTTAGGGAATCATTGACTTATTTTCTTTTCCTCCGGGTACTTAGATGTTTCAGTTCTCCGGGTTGGCTCTCTTTCGAGTGATACGTCTTCAACGTAACAGGTTGTCCCATTCGGAAATCCAGGGATATAATACTCGTGTGCAGTTCCCCCTGGCTTATCGCAGCTTACCACGTCCTTCATCGCCTCTCAGACCCAAGGCATCCACCATACGCCCTTAATTGCTTTAAAAAAGTTTATAAAACTTAATTAATATGAGGCCAGATTCTCATCTGGACTTTTTATTTAGTTTGTTGTAGTTGTTACCCGACCACATTGCTTCAGACCAACCAAAATATTTGGTGATATTTTTACAATTATGATCGATAAACTATGTTAGGTACTCTCCTAACAATATTTTTTCCAATATGTCAAAGAACTTTTGCCCCTAACCCCTAAAGGGGTATCAAAGCATAGTTGATAATATGGTTACGAACCATCAGACCTTAAAATATCTTTAAGTCATTATCATCTTATGTAAAGAACTATTCTGTGAGGCTTAACGCCTTACCTTCTACTTTGTGGAGGATATCGGAGTCGAACCGATGACCCTCTGCGTGCAAGGCAGATGCTCTAGCCAACTGAGCTAACCCCCCAGAGTTTTTTGGTAGACCCGACCAGATTTGAACTGGTGACCCCTACATTATCAGTGTAGTGCTCTAACCAGGCTGAGCTACGGATCTGTTTACTAATGTGCCAATTTGATAATTAGCTAATATGCTAATGATAAATGATAATTATCAGCTGGCTTTAGATTGCCGTACTCAAATTTGGCCATCAGGTCTTATGTAAAGAACTTACCCTAAATCCCTAAAGGGACTTTTAATTACTTTAATATACTCCCCTTTAGGGGTGGGGGATATATTTGAAAGAAGAGGAAACAACAGCACGGTAAGTGCTTGCTCTAAAAAGGAGGTATTCCAGCCGCACCTTCCGATACGGCTACCTTGTTACGACTTAGCCCCAATTACCAGTTTTACCCTAGGCAGCTCCTTACGGTTACCGACTTTAGGTACACCCGGCTTTCATGGCTTGACGGGCGGTGTGTGCAAGGTCCGGGAACGTATTCACCGTATCATTGCTGATATA belongs to Niabella yanshanensis and includes:
- a CDS encoding fumarylacetoacetate hydrolase family protein — its product is MKIFCIGRNYVAHAKELGNEVPEEPVIFLKPKSALLKPHLPFYYPEFTNELHYECELVLRVCKNGRYINKRYAHQYYDAITLGIDFTARDIQNDLKQKGLPWEKAKAWDNSAVLGDWKPITDFANLKDINFGFYKNNELVQQGNSGNMIYSFNTLLVNISKYFSLNIGDVIFTGTPSGVGETLPGDELEGILEDNIVLNLKVE
- the pth gene encoding aminoacyl-tRNA hydrolase; translation: MKFLIVGLGNIGNEYAHTRHNIGFDVVAAFVQKHGGIFRQDRLAFVADIKWKGRIFICICPTTYMNLSGKAFKYWIDKEKIPLENTFTILDDLSLPISKLRIRGSGSDGGHNGLRSIQESVGSGGYPKLRFGIGSNFSKGMQADFVLGKWTKQEDPIVKLKIDRSVEAIEIFATQGINAAMNTINNLEFE